gggctgccatattgtgcAGCAGTAAtacgttagcattagaagctatgactgacaggctaagaagggacagtcaggttgtcaaaacagtcaggtttagggacttcaagtaacaattacttacaaaagcagctctatcagtgcaaaatgatcaacatgacctataggtaactttttatgtagattcatattttgaaaagaagttttttagtgtcagtatcactttaagaaataaaataaaccatagtattttttataatgattaaAACAATGGACAGCACAAGCATTATTCATTAAAATGGAGGTGTGCTGCCCAATAGAGCACTGACTGAACTTAATCATAACTGCTTCTTCCCAGTCTTCTTTACCATGGGATTTTAAAGATTCTCTGCTATTACTCTGGCAGTTTAAGCAACTAGATGGATCATTTCTGTCCGAACAATGAAAATACAAAGATTTTTGTATTAGTTTTAGGTACAATGGAATTGTGCTACATTTAAATCTCTACATTCTAGTAAATGGTTTTAATTGTGTTGCAGGAGAAGGTGGTGCCACTGGGTCCATAGCAGGGTGTCTTTATGGATTGCTCTATGGTATAAGTAAAGTGCCTAAGAACTTATACGAGCAGCTAGAGATGAAGGAAAGACTTGAAACCCTTGGCGAGAAGCTCTATCAAGTAGCTACAGTGGAAAAGTAAAGCAGTTTCTACTAATTTATGTTTCCTATATCTAACTTCCAAATACTATGGACAGAAATTGACTGTTGTCATTAGctttcttttaaaagatttgttttcatttttctttagagAAAACTTGacattattctttaaatatttttaatacagtGAGGATACTGGATACAGTGCATCTAACATGATGCCTAATGCCACACTAACATTAcattaaaggggcacatttataaaggtAAATAAGGTTACACAGCATTTAACATCACTTTTCACTCCAGAAATTCTTGGCTGCCTAAAATTGTCCTATGGGAATTTGTTATTAGTTCGCTGTAAAACAAAAATTCAcatctttataatggtagttaGCTTTTTTATATGAACTATTTCTGTGATTATGATGCATGGTGGTATCTAACACATAGGTACTACACTGGAGCATTTATATTTTCttggtgtaaaatattttactcaCTTGTATAAATGTGCCCTAAACCTGTTGTTTGTCGCTGAATTCAAAGGCAAAGATTTGAGGAGTTTTCACTTTAATTTGACCAGTTAATGCATTTAGTATAGGGAATAATTGTAGTTAAACCCCTGGCATAAATCAAACGATTCAATTCTCTGATCTTGAAATAAAGTGTGCCATTACAAATGCCTTTTAAATTACTCATTAACCATCCTATGGTTTTCTTCCTTATACCTTTACACTTTTCCTTTCTTTCACAAATTGACAAAAATTAGCCTACTTTGTAAAATTCACTGTAAGGAATACataaaagaaaagaaggaaaaaaacaaatacatatacaatatatcaggactgaatgaatgaaaatctgcATAGCTGCAGACCAATACAAAATCTCAGCAGGGACTgagaactttattttttattttagatatattttacaggtttaaTTAACCAAGAAATTTAGGTCAGCTCTATTCTAACTGTAACTGCAGTTACCTACTTTTCTTAtgcaaaatgttaaactttaaaATAAGTCCCTATCTTTTCATGCTTATGGCCTACAAAAAGTTCCATAATTGATGTACTtcccactaagtttgctcaggtgtagtaacctatagtaaccaatcagcaggtggaatttattggtcacctgtttcaaagcaaacatcttattggttgctataagttactgctactgggcaaattttgtaccttttattacatatagggttaAGTCATGTTTGTTTTGTTGGGAATTTTTCCTTGGATAAACAGTGTAAAGAAATAAGAACATTTACCCGTCCTGAACATTTTTAAGGGCACAGGTCAAGTGTATTTATACAGATCAGTCCGACCTTTTTTTATGTAGCGGGAAGATTGTTTGTTATACCACATACTAAAAAAACAGATTATATTAAAACAGTGATGTCCAACAAAAGAATTCAGTGGCGCTCTTAAGCAGGCTGGGGGGCCTTGTAGCCACTTGGATATGAAGCCCAAGGGCTTCCAACTAGACTGAGCGTTAAATGTTAAAACACCAATAAATACTGTGGCTACATTATATAGAACTGTCACTCTAGTAATGACTGTAATTGTGACTGGAACTTAGTAATGCTTGTGTACTGCTAAATATTTGTGTCTTTTGAAGTGCAACTAtgtttttacttatctttcttctTAAATCAGCTTGTGATTTTTCTGCTTCTGCCTTAAGTACTTGTATATAActgagatttatatatatatatcagaactTTAGTACTTTAAACTCAGGTTGGGTGATGCTCTTACTTTAAGGTGCATATCAGCACATGCAAATGTTTATTCAAAATAAATCTGTTTCCTTTGTCTATGCTTTCATCTCTTTTAATCcaagcaaaataataatatttttaattatgaACTGTGCCTTTTGAGTTTTGCTTCTGAGTTTTATTGATAACAATGAAAGATTTAGAATtggtttgtatgattttattataaaataaatacagtactaTTAGCAGCTATGTTGTTTCTTTAGCATGGTGTTAAGATTTGAAATTGTGCCAGGTACCTTAATAGTCAGTCTCTGGGAGATAAAGCAGAGCCATTGGTGCCTTGGTACAAACAAGTGGAGTCTGCGAGGGACtggcaaaatattattatattgatatataatgtatattgtaaatataattcTTTTGCCACAAATCACAAAAAATTAGGCATAacatttagggggccatttacaaatggTCTGATTTTGTTCTGATTAggatttttttgtgttaaaagttGCAGGGAAAAGTCTCAAATTTTTCGAtttttactatgcgtcaaaacagctaaaaagccaaatccaacaattcaccagataaaacctgctgagatcaaGAAGTCAATATTAGATGCCCCTTCCCTGGAGGAACCTTCTTTTCCTTTCGAAACTTTAGAAGTTTCAGATTCTTGACACAGATTTTTTGTGCAACAgttcgaaaaagtagaggtttgggtgcaacaatttaaaaaaaaaaatgtatcttttttcagttcagacttaaGTAAATTTCAGACATCCGTGGAAATGAGATAACTTAAAActttaaatgtgcccctaagtaccATATCTAAATCAAAGTGAAATtaaagctcactacagaaaaattccaccactctcaATTTAACAATGGGTATAAGttagagttcatcatttgataaatatgcctctaaaaatcctatagaaatgaatagagagcagtgGAATCTTACTGTGTTGAGctcatttcacactttgataaatttgcccctatatGTAAAGGCTTTGGGGTGCTATTTAGGAAAGGGCATACACCCGAGTTAAGCCAGAATTTAAGCTAAAATAATACACTTTACTGAACTTGGCAAAATACTTTCAAGTTTTAGAAAAAAAGATGCCCAACTCTAGTACACCTGGGTAGAAGCCACCATAGTTAGAAGCCACCATAGTTAGTGTAAATGCCTAAGAACTTATACAAGTTacataatctaattatctgcacCAGTTTCTATGTAGGTTTACTATCCACCTAATTTTACAAAAGCAGAAGCTTTAAGGCTGTGTTTTCATGGTAAGGACGCAGCAAAAATGAGAAAAGAAGGGGGAGCACTCACTAGGATAGCCTGCTATCCGTGCTACTACACTTTATGCCGCCCCCGATAGGGCCAAAATTTCCAAAGAGAATTTATAGAAAAGCGGAGCACAGGATagcttataaataaaaacataaatttatttCCATCAATTAAAAATAGGTCAGAGCATATTCACCTCTTGGCTTAACGCGTTTTCGTGGGGCTTCTGAGTAAGTGGTTtaaccacgaaacgcgttaagccaagaggtgaatatgctctgacctatttttaattgatggaaatacatttatgtttttatttataagctATCCTGTGCTCCGCTTTTCTATAAATTCTTCATGGTAAGGACGCTATGTAAAAAATTAGGACAGAAAGTTGTATTCCCGAAACACTTGTTGcatacttttataaatatgctcctaGTTTACAAAGAGATGAcatgggaattgaactcaggccAACCCAGGGCAGTGGGTTAATCCAGTCATCACTTACACTAGTGTAAGTATATGGCAAATTAAATCTTACTGCTATATAGGAGGACAGGAACcttctagggcagggatccccaaccagtggctcataagcaacatgttgctcaccaagtcctttaaagttgctcccagtggcctcaaagcaggtgcttcttttttttatagatacacagttttactccaagctgagcctcctgcaggctagcagtccacatagggctactaatagccaatcacagcctttatttagcATGCCTACTAATTATCTGTCCTATACACTGTCTGTAGACAGTGGCAGTGTAAAATACAAACCAGGTAAGGCTATGGCACATTCTCCCCCACATACcaccccccccatgtgtaataaaaagcactaactGCCCAGTGCAGTAACCTTTAGAAACTAATAGGATCCTTGCTTCTAAACAGGTggctagtaaatgctacctgctgatcggttgctacaGGTGGTTAGAACTGTAACAAAGCTGCACGTTCTATTACATAACTCCCATATGTCTATTATCAATGATCAAAACACACTACAGACTACTTCCTACTGATGGCAAAAAGAATGGGTAATTTGAGTAGTCCCTGACTCCTGTAACTTTGTATTCTTAGTTGGCGTCAGGTTCTTGCATATCAATATCTATTTTATATGGGATACTATCATTCTAATCATTTGAATTGAAATAGTAAATGAGAGCCATTGCTTCTCATCTTATATTCAATATGGATCTGGATATCCTGCTACTATAATTCTATAGAGTTAGTAATGGCTGTTCCTACTGttcaacagggggcactttacaCATATGGGTATCAGAGAAGTAATATAACAAGTTGTTTGGAGTCCTAGGGCCCACTGATTTTGATAAAAGTACAGTGCCCTACCTTCCCCCTTGGAATACTGAAAAGATTGTGCCAGACCTAACATTTCTTCTTTAGAGTTGGTTAATAAAGTCTTTTGTTTACACAACATGAAAACTAGAAAGCTATTCTGTCtgaaataattgtaatttttcactttatataatatattgatatacagatatacacctgataaaaaactgcataatttttcactgaaatatattttattgaatgTGTATGTAAGCACTAGTATGCATCTTACCTGCTACATTTACTAATACATATCATTTTTAGATTTGCTCAAAGTAGTATGTCATTAATGTCAACAAGGGTCCTCCATTTTCTTTTATACAGTGCCATAAAGTCAGTGCTTCATGGTGGTAAGATGTTATTAGATCCACTGTTCCTGAAGAAGAAGATTAACAAGCGGTTGGACCTGGGAGTATGTATTGTTCTCAGTAGTCTGCTAGATTACATTACAAGCCTGAATGATGGGGGTTCCATGAAAGAAAACAATCACGAGCAACCCATTCAAGCTCAAGAAAAAATGATTAGACACAGCAAGCAGGATGAGGCCCTGTCAAAAAGTAGCAGGAGTCCCACTCGATTTCAGCTTCTGCAGTCAAAGTTTATGAACCCAAACCATGAGCCTCCAATAAAAAAGCCTAGAGACATAGGAAAATTAACATCCGATGAAAGCCCATTTACTGTTCGATCAACAAGTAGTCTcattaaaaaatttaattgtgtaaaagacaaaaatgagaaagaaaggaaggagttAGCATTGCGTAATGAAAAATCCATAGGCAATAAATTCACTGGAAAAAATACAGTGAAATCGGTTTTGCAGAAATTTATAGCTGCAGAGGAAAAGGAAAATGATTCAAAATCTCAAGTGGCAAATCTTGTGAAGATGAAGAGCAAATCAGCAAAAATACTCAATAAAAATTCTGTTTCTGCTTTAAAATTAAAGTTTGAAGAAAATCCCCAAATCTGTTCAGTGAAGTCTTCTTTAAAAAAAGTGAACAGAACCAAATCTTCCTGCAGAACAATGAATGAAATAGAAGTAAAGTTGTTAGACACCCCAACAATTGCTGTAACCATTCTGGAGAATCCAGTTCCTGAACATGCATTGGTAGCAGAACAGGCCAGTCTTATCACTGGTATTGCGAGTGTCGGTACCCGTCAGGGAGTGTGGATGGCCTGTGATCACAACAAGCCTCAAACCTGCAACACTGAGATCTCTGGGTTCAACTGTGACAATCTGAATATTGATAAGAGTGAAGCTGTAGATTATGCAGATAAGCATAGTTGTCCTCTTGATAAAGAGAAACCATTATATTCAAGCAAGGAAATATTAGATCCAAAATCAGAAAGTTCTAACCATTCTTTATACTCTAAGGAAGAGATACTAGTATGTATGGATGATAAACAGATTGGTGGTCAGTGGGCTATGCAACAATCACAGGATCCTTCAGGACTTTCAGAAGAAGACAGGACAGAAAATATAAAGAATGGACTGACTACAGTTGTTAATGGACATACACCAGAAAGGACAAATCATGAAAATCTTTCTAATACCTTGAAAATGAAAGATGTTGAAGCTAATAATATAGCAACCAAGACAGAGAAGAATCATATTTCTCATGTTACGCTACACAACAGTGAAGAATCTCAAGTATTCAATACGATTACTAAAAACCCTTGCTGTACAATGAACAATAGCAAAGATAACAGTGACATCAAGCAACCAACAAGCAATGATGGAAATAATGCAAAAACAGATCTTTCTACTAAGGAGTCAAGAGCTACAGAACAAAAAGAGTCATATCTgataaacaaattaaatatgGAGGAAAACCAAGTGTCTACTAATGGGACCACTCCTGTTGTGCCAGTTTCTGAAACAACCAATTCTTTGCACAATCCCAAAAAAACAGGAATTAGAGAGAGCAATGACATTTCcaaatgtaaaaaagtaaagGGCAGAGGCTTAGGTATTAAATTGGAAATTAAATATGCTAAGTACTTGCCAGTAGATGATTTTTTTACAATAGAGCTTAAAGACATTCCTTCAATTATCCCTTTAACTAGAAATGGTGTATGTAGCACCGAATCTAGCTTTCAGATTGAATGGGCAACATGTAATACTCCAGTCTTGTATGAAAGCCCTGCTGTGCATTCTTCCTGTGCAGAGGCTGTGAATAATCACCCACCAGAGACTGGAAGGAAAAGAAATAGCCCTTGTCAGAGAAGTGAGCCTCAATATCAAGATTCCAAAGAAAACTGTTCTTTGCACGCAACCCCAAAAGATACATTTGTGGTCAAGAACACAGAGGTCAAGTTGCCAAACCCCAACAAGGCAGCTGGCAAAAAGGTGCTTTCCAAGTATCATATCCCATCAGCAAGAGATATGCCCAGCAGTGAAGATCACACAAAACTGAGTGGCAGCAGGGGGCAATCCTCAGATTACACAAAGATGGCTGATCTGTCCAAATATAAAGCACAAAGTTATCAGGACATTGAAATGTCACAGAAACAGTCATTCAAACCTCTAGTGATTACAGCAAGTGACACATTTTAATGCCACGCgtgattttccttttttaaatattttacattttcaattcATATGTCCCCTGCTAAAATAATTGTTTCCTTTAGCTTGATCACATTATATAAGATACAATTTACCACAGAAACCTGGTAAAGCAAAGATCTTTCAGTGCCTCATATTTTGTAAATAGTTGGGGGGGGGATTCAGTCAAAACCTCACCCTCCATAAAACAGTCAGCCAAGACTTTAATCCAACCCCTAAAGGCAAAAAGAGATGGATCACCTTCAACTGGCCAATGCTTTAAAGGCATAAaacattaatggggttatgtaataaatggcactaccTAATCGGCATACCTGCTTATTAGTTAgtgacatttattacataaccccattaatgttCTCCTGGTCACCTGtctaaaagtaaacatcttattttttgctatgggttactgcttctgggcaaactagAGCATAACATAGAGCAAACATATGGGGGTAAGACTGGATTTATAGGCTGGGAAATGCAAATCCTACTAAAATTGCTGAAATTCAGACTAATGGCTGAAATGCTTGCCTGGCTTTAAGTGGTAAAGGCATATGAATAACTGTGTATCATATTTAGTGCAATGTTTTGTAATGAAGCTTTTAGtaaatatgtatttgtgtgtgtgtgctgttttttcccataatgtcAGTATCTTCCAACATGAATATTAACTTTATTATACTTTGTGataaaaatctataaatatatatatagaaatatatatatattttttttattgaaaataaaataaactgttgATGCAGTTTTCACCCCAAGAGCCTGCATCCCAAAGGATGCTAAATGATTGAAGCAATCCGATATACCCAAATGTGcttatctttcagtgtatggccaaatTTAGATATCCTCTTCTATacatatacaatgtatatacatAGAAAAGGATATCTGATGAGGATATCAGAAGAGGATATCTTTGATTTTCATGACAATATATGTAGAAGAGTTGAAGACAAACCATAAGATTTTCCTATTTATGCTGTAAGAAGTGCTTTTTTCCCAAAACGCAAGTGTCATTGTGGCCACATGTGGGCATTGCGCCTGACATTTGCGCTGCATCTAGTAAAATTACATCCAATTCtcaaaatgaacacaactgcaAACGTGTTTCCTTACAAATAGGACACAATTGCATGTCgatctggtgtcatttctggtgtttggtgtgaGAGTGACGTCTGtacccaattctttaggtgcaagtgaaCAGTGCTTATTGACAaaagggagccctggagctactgccacatcCTGACCAGGCGATTCTCCTG
This sequence is a window from Xenopus tropicalis strain Nigerian chromosome 2, UCB_Xtro_10.0, whole genome shotgun sequence. Protein-coding genes within it:
- the adprhl1 gene encoding uncharacterized protein adprhl1; protein product: MEKFKAAMILAGTGDALGYKNFSWEMCASGVKIQEELKQLGGLENLVLPADKWPVSNNTLMHIATAESLVSDYWSLEDLYREMVKHYVDVVDKLQGRRPDPATIEGCANLKPDNYLLAWHTPFNEKGSGFGAATKAMCIGMKYWKPGRLETLIEVSIESGRMTHNHPTGFLGSLCTALFTSYAIQEKPVVQWGRDMMKVLPMAEEYCKKTIRHMAEYQEHWFYFEAKWQFYLEEREIAEENENKPKFPDKYDAEERDKTYRKWSSEGRGGRRGHDAPMIAYDALLGAGDDWKELCNRATFHGGEGGATGSIAGCLYGLLYGISKVPKNLYEQLEMKERLETLGEKLYQVATVENAIKSVLHGGKMLLDPLFLKKKINKRLDLGVCIVLSSLLDYITSLNDGGSMKENNHEQPIQAQEKMIRHSKQDEALSKSSRSPTRFQLLQSKFMNPNHEPPIKKPRDIGKLTSDESPFTVRSTSSLIKKFNCVKDKNEKERKELALRNEKSIGNKFTGKNTVKSVLQKFIAAEEKENDSKSQVANLVKMKSKSAKILNKNSVSALKLKFEENPQICSVKSSLKKVNRTKSSCRTMNEIEVKLLDTPTIAVTILENPVPEHALVAEQASLITGIASVGTRQGVWMACDHNKPQTCNTEISGFNCDNLNIDKSEAVDYADKHSCPLDKEKPLYSSKEILDPKSESSNHSLYSKEEILVCMDDKQIGGQWAMQQSQDPSGLSEEDRTENIKNGLTTVVNGHTPERTNHENLSNTLKMKDVEANNIATKTEKNHISHVTLHNSEESQVFNTITKNPCCTMNNSKDNSDIKQPTSNDGNNAKTDLSTKESRATEQKESYLINKLNMEENQVSTNGTTPVVPVSETTNSLHNPKKTGIRESNDISKCKKVKGRGLGIKLEIKYAKYLPVDDFFTIELKDIPSIIPLTRNGVCSTESSFQIEWATCNTPVLYESPAVHSSCAEAVNNHPPETGRKRNSPCQRSEPQYQDSKENCSLHATPKDTFVVKNTEVKLPNPNKAAGKKVLSKYHIPSARDMPSSEDHTKLSGSRGQSSDYTKMADLSKYKAQSYQDIEMSQKQSFKPLVITASDTF